The following are encoded together in the Bactrocera neohumeralis isolate Rockhampton chromosome 6, APGP_CSIRO_Bneo_wtdbg2-racon-allhic-juicebox.fasta_v2, whole genome shotgun sequence genome:
- the LOC126763383 gene encoding uncharacterized protein LOC126763383 isoform X5 — protein MSLPGAGTSPTEQQTILEVLNNKQTQQQQQQDATEATPTETATTTTAGTPTQTATPSPSAEGAAGAAVNIANDEIPTSTVNVPLDEVDALSSADDLVSSQSTANTESSSSSNESATSQIPNPAVTSAPTTKEAVRTESTEGEASAVTQRSTNTATVGDTAATKETITIQPIAVDRQCSANSSSSADQGHVLDIESHLIETYSDYQANDDSVGINELPPQQDELTVGSSKVETDVNVRTVIEVEPVGAISKKPVETVLPTRRVQRAESESENVDDAKIASEVVEATLNGKEDGVIEEKEAETEAEAETETEAVKSAFVLPSEPSDAIKATAERLVNEIEREVLDALRKSEEAQNQTNTEGSEAAETQNQLKAEVSADTATETQTLNNDAVPEEACKIEEKTEQATTLLDDINNSLTQKVDAQLSEVTSILKSSKTSHAANGDAEQNKHNELKIVNVPSPKTPSDEEERKRFLESLPHLDSNAEAQKLADDCKREYYQSLKKYLIQSQADRPPVPLQTYRWEDLRRAKERGGYPWTHLYKRPLGPDEQPEIVLLLRKSQEFRFLSESPKSLKKVRIDEQVIVKQPERYIQELSEAEEDYPQSAPEDEETHSLRSESISCVSDSILATGKPRKSTRLDKIRGYLRRRKGGRSNEDAQSLPCASISSSRRHSQETLPEPQPNPAILVNGKNTDQKHCYPIMKKLKSMADRQKKRLNIKRIHLGRDEKIVLGEETKILKLKKSPKAERGEIPHFIEKQDSDDVLEIMELDESPSRKRRDDGREDEERTEAANGIHEENEQMDTNQSEAISIVVPDEIIEIPKLVENNSELPTTSKETVSTENLQQSEEIEDDATALEADVTAIESATTAAPPKKAPRLRREHVYEEIEADLPPEMLTQPPTTDVGVLELGAIETLKESLAKQDSSTLKHIEEGIKPLPLDRMGSSEEDQVATAAAAAAADKPTINLLAPLSSVDSASSDEDRNRAQLSPVTEESDAASVEDNLRIVDDNEPIDLKPAIKKEASPAPSDKKVTFSHVEDEAEPHREDIELPTEVQEATQEAAQRKRWTTMSDHEYEPIAAPAEDEQAAAPQTQTEKSDLARNIEKLHEEIKDTEDFQRDLEERYFSSEATTPRTESRTDYEIHTSQVDSSALEELPLKPENRKKGFMASAQDRTRKMQAGLKNQAGKIKTKLRTPAKKPASSSPKAKERKRFKAPEFSKIKMPEIKRPDMSKLKDFKRPEFTKFNKPDMSKFKLPEKFTTLKLKRSKSFKENETQDEEMEVATQQTDAEPRAQPQKKKFEFNFGTYPRAFRKKKPVETQASLGTDTDTAGVSVIPSTETQPSQESSNSPQGDRGPGPVRSRWADKFSDVSYNDSEGSRYRRYGSEQESFDRESSLERRMKDDLEETESEVQEMGILGGVADTKQFAEFDEENRAIHEISKMRAGEFRRRPMVHQDSDLRSEDSKDVEGWTEKEIEKNKLLRKAELEAEASYLKYPSDDVLPQETQSTASSGKKVVMEEIDDDEFFLRKRGVSEDNIELRQYISNAIREGYDRPINTLEHVGQTRESMEYRDYDIPPPKPKRLHKSYRPQDVSQDLESQRSEYGDDLSMSQNGSDYFNTPKRPLRKGRSRSKYSMDSQDFPVAEHIRHEPYFDDDEEYLRPPRNSYKDHEDEVEMNDLDIVGKQVFPAEPEGVNDGVPAPQAPRRRKRDTTRDNSLDKDSYMNGFGGRSVSNSRLQPTDDVIVYRTEHEYPIPLAETEKFAPALETRKSRATSRYDEDDRTSRGADSLGYDDHEETQADRESNVDKDKYIIDMMENDGYAIVRKEQLPKPTPPARRKKFSRSPGERFASISSGSAKSSTPPPERPPPPRAYTPSTMEEPVPPRRKSATSLEVAPQILEDDYEEPEALQQERPESPRDLQSGEIINKMKFRPLPPPPRPPREKRQRAESKSSAHSAFVSLHERDFADDKIATSSTADSYDPTDVDLEEEETRLPEVEVSTQTDPLPDDFECEEFEITEDMRIIEPRINNLRKTLDELLREEELKIKAAEEAAAAPLTEEEQLTRGLQRFRDANQRSMSERSRASSQADRSKSQSRPPTPSAVVIERRISTPIPSQQAETMLEASLIVRPIDDLDLEEEALRREGLLTDSEQQSKSDVEATTSHDEEEESKHAISEYSVGPSSEELNAALDELRAQADSNYEDEKEEAELSEYASEYEKRAEEGTLGRSSYDRYIADETSGKEDEEELELDVAEMKEELLQDIQTDSERYEASTIADDDEQKMSEIEEAPTEEEDAQKISEIDEAPTEEEDNVAPTTAEEVTPTLVQEKHFTYEDKAESLVEIRDTTDAAAVVTEDREEATAFEEPPLPPPRRKSTTALELPPTLALVEETSKELTPVPTLAAAPLAQAQPQLPAHLGELEVERLRVHALQAGQIMVSQLHGAQISADELECKSGNLIVKNIALPDGFIEDIVERVRTTDRSQLLTVETQTSLQASSEERSPAREVVPPPKPPRQRDLEGSKRTAADTSDEIALQQLRNYDEETQTDPLAYPTHMNVPPPVYATTEYLQSLPPLGFYNLRRADEPPYSGSADGNEANAQQRRQQPHHHHHHHHRHHRRCDSSCSECEDYDDLGEREETRSRSHSRRSRSSTRPPNEPQTVAKAGKQFMSACSLSLVQLLNRVTAAIRGAEADKNVEGQVHHIPTLLALFVVISFTLVVYMLAGRSVHTHHWDFFNPPGSGARQS, from the exons TGTCATTACCCGGTGCTGGAACTAGTCCAACTGAGCAACAGACCATACTTGAAGTGCTCAACAATAAgcagacacaacaacaacagcagcaggaCGCAACAGAGGCAACGCCAACTgaaacagctacaacaacaactgccgGTACTCCAACACAGACAGCAACACCGTCGCCATCAGCGGAAGGGGCAGCAGGCGCTGCAGTGAATATTGCAAACGATGAAATTCCAACGAGTACAGTTAATGTGCCGTTAGATGAGGTGGATGCATTATCAAGTGCCGATGATCTAGTCAGCAGTCAAAGCACAGCCAATACCGAAAGTAGTTCTTCGAGCAACGAAAGTGCAACGAGTCAAATACCCAATCCGGCAGTGACGTCAGCGCCGACGACAAAAGAGGCGGTACGCACAGAAAGTACGGAGGGCGAAGCGAGCGCGGTGACACAGCGTTCAACGAACACTGCTACTGTAGGTGACACAGCAGCGACGAAAGAAACGATTACAATTCAACCGATTGCCGTCGATAGGCAATGCAGTGcgaacagcagcagcagcgccgATCAGGGTCATGTACTTGATATTGAATCTCATTTGATTGAGACGTACAGTGATTATCAAGCGAACGACGATAGTGTTGGTATTAACGAATTGccacctcagcaagatgaactGACAGTGGGTTCGTCGAAAGTTGAGACGGATGTAAATGTACGAACGGTGATTGAAGTGGAGCCGGTTGGTGCGATATCGAAGAAACCCGTTGAGACAGTGCTGCCGACCAGACGTGTACAGCGGGCCGAAAGTGAGTCAGAGAACGTTGATGACGCCAAAATTGCGTCCGAAGTTGTAGAGGCAACTTTGAATGGCAAAGAAGACGGAGTGATAGAGGAAAAAGAAGCAGAAACGGAAGCGGAAGCGGAAACGGAAACAGAGGCAGTAAAGAGCGCATTTGTGTTACCCAGCGAACCAAGTGATGCAATTAAAGCGACCGCAGAGAGGCTAGTCAACGAAATAGAACGTGAAGTCTTGGACGCGTTGCGGAAGAGCGAAGAAGcacaaaaccaaacaaatacTGAAGGCTCGGAAGCCGCAGAAacacaaaatcaattaaaagctGAGGTCTCCGCAGACACAGCAACCGAAACGCAAACACTTAACAACGACGCAGTACCAGAAGAAGCGTgtaaaatagaagaaaagaCTGAACAAGCCACAACCTTATTAGATGACATAAACAACTCATTAACGCAAAAAGTCGACGCACAATTGTCCGAGGTAACAAGCATACTAAAGTCATCGAAAACCAGCCACGCCGCTAATGGTGATGccgaacaaaacaaacacaacgaGCTTAAGATTGTGAATGTGCCTTCACCGAAGACGCCATCGGATGAGGAGGAGCGTAAACGATTTTTGGAGTCGCTGCCGCATCTAGACAGTAACGCAGAGGCGCAAAAACTTGCCGACGATTGCAAACGTGAATACTATCAGTCGCTGAAGAAGTATCTGATACAGAGTCAAGCAGATCGACCACCAGTACCGTTACAGACCTATCGTTGGGAGGATTTGCGGCGTGCCAAGGAAAGG GGCGGCTACCCGTGGACACATTTATACAAGCGGCCACTCGGCCCAGACGAACAACCCGAAATTGTTTTACTTTTACGTAAATCACAAGAATTTCGCTTTCTTTCGGAGTCCCCGAAGTCGCTGAAGAAAGTACGCATCGACGAGCAAGTTATAGTTAAGCAACCCGAACGTTATATACAAGAGCTTTCGGAAGCTGAAGAGGACTACCCACAATCGGCGCCCGAAGACGAAGAAACACACAGTTTACGCAGCGAAAGCATTTCTTGTGTCTCGGATTCGATACTTGCCACCGGCAAACCACGGAAGTCAACGCGTTTGGATAAAATACGTGGTTATTTGAGGCGACGCAAAGGCGGACGCAGCAACGAAGACGCACAATCACTGCCTTGCGCCTCCATAAGCAGTAGTCGACGACATAGTCAGGAAACTTTACCGGAGCCACAGCCAAATCCAGCAATTCTAGTGAACGGCAAAAACACCGATCAGAAGCATTGTTATCCCATAATGAAGAAACTGAAAAGTATGGCAGATCGCCAAAAGAAACGCTTGAATATAAAGCGTATACATTTGGGCAGAGATGAGAAGATTGTGCTGGGCGAAgaaacgaaaattttgaaattgaaaaaatcaccGAAAGCAGAACGCGGCGAAATACCACACTTCATAGAGAAACAAGATTCTGACGATGTGTTGGAGATTATGGAATTGGATGAGTCGCCGAGCCGTAAGCGCAGAGACGATGGCCGGGAAGACGAAGAACGAACAGAAGCTGCCAACGGCATACATGAAGAGAATGAACAGATGGACACAAATCAGAGCGAGGCAATTAGCATTGTTGTGCCCGATGAGATCATTGAAATACCGAAGTTAGTGGAAAACAACAGTGAACTACCCACTACTAGTAAGGAGACTGTATCAACAGAAAACTTGCAGCAGTCGGAAGAAATTGAAGATGACGCTACTGCGTTGGAGGCTGACGTCACTGCAATTGAGAGTGCAACAACTGCAGCACCACCAAAGAAGGCGCCACGTCTGCGGCGCGAGCATGTATACGAAGAAATCGAAGCTGACTTGCCGCCGGAAATGTTGACCCAGCCGCCAACCACGGATGTTGGTGTGTTGGAGCTGGGCGCTATTGAGACGCTCAAAGAATCGCTGGCGAAGCAGGACAGCTCAACTTTGAAGCATATTGAAGAAGGTATAAAGCCACTGCCACTTGACCGCATGGGCAGCAGTGAAGAGGATCAAGTAGCcactgccgctgccgccgccgctgctgaCAAGCCCACCATTAATTTGTTAGCGCCACTATCCTCCGTCGATTCCGCGTCATCGGATGAGGACCGCAATCGTGCACAACTCTCACCTGTGACGGAGGAAAGTGATGCAGCGAGTGTTGAAGATAATCTGCGCATTGTTGACGACAACGAACCGATCGATCTGAAGCCGGCCATTAAGAAAGAAGCCTCACCAGCGCCATCGGACAAGAAGGTGACCTTCTCGCATGTGGAAGACGAAGCGGAACCGCATCGTGAAGATATCGAATTGCCAACGGAAGTGCAGGAAGCAACACAAGAGGCTGCCCAGCGCAAGAGATGGACGACTATGAG TGATCATGAATATGAACCTATCGCAGCACCCGCCGAAGACGAGCAAGCTGCGGCGCCGCAAACACAAACTGAAAAATCAGATCTCGCACGAAACATTGAGAAGTTGCACGAAGAAATCAAAGACACCGAAGATTTCCAGCGAGATTTGGAGGAGCGTTACTTTAGTTCCGAAGCGACCACGCCACGTACAGAGTCGCGTACTGATTATGAAATACATACTAGTCAAGTTGATTCAAGTGCCTTGGAGGAGCTGCCCTTGAAGCCGGAAAATCGTAAGAAAGGTTTCATGGCTAGCGCACAGGACCGCACACGTAAAATGCAGGCGGGCTTAAAGAATCAAGCCGGCAAAATTAAGACCAAATTACGCACACCTGCCAAGAAACCGGCATCGTCGAGCCCAAAAGCAAAGGAGCGCAAACGTTTTAAGGCACCAGAGTTCtcgaaaattaaaatgccgGAAATTAAACGGCCCGATATGTCAAAACTGAAAGACTTCAAGCGTCCCGAATTCACCAAATTTAATAAGCCTGACatgtcgaaattcaaattacCCGAGAAGTTCACGACGCTGAAGCTTAAAAGGAGTAAGTCCTTTAAGGAGAATGAGACACAGGATGAGGAAATGGAAGTGGCTACACAACAAACAGACGCCGAGCCAAGAGCACAGCCACAAAAGAAAAAGTTCGAATTCAATTTCGGCACCTACCCCAGAGCATTTCGTAAGAAGAAACCGGTGGAGACACAAGCATCACTCGGTACGGATACGGACACGGCGGGAGTCAGTGTAATACCAAGCACTGAAACGCAACCATCACAGGAATCCTCCAATTCACCACAGGGTGATCGCGGTCCCGGTCCTGTGCGGTCGCGTTGGGCTGACAAATTCTCCGATGTCAGCTATAATGATAGCGAGGGTTCACGTTATCGTCGTTATGGCAGTGAACAGGAAAGCTTCGATCGCGAATCATCACTAGAACGCCGTATGAAGGACGATTTGGAAGAGACGGAGAGCGAGGTACAAGAAATGGGTATATTGGGCGGTGTTGCTGATACCAAGCAGTTTGCCGAATTCGATGAGGAGAATCGCGCCATACACGAGATATCGAAAATGCGTGCCGGCGAATTCCGTAGACGTCCGATGGTGCATCAAGACTCCGATCTACGCTCCGAAGACAGCAAAGATGTTGAGGGTTGGACCGAGAAAGAGATTGAAAAGAATAAATTATTACGCAAAGCCGAGTTAGAGGCTGAGGCAAGTTACTTAAAATATCCCTCCGACGATGTATTGCCACAAGAAACGCAATCCACTGCGAGCTCTGGCAAGAAAGTTGTTATGGAAGAAATTGATGACGATGAATTTTTCCTACGCAAACGTGGTGTCTCCGAAGACAACATCGAATTGCGACAGTATATAAGTAATGCGATACGTGAGGGTTACGACAGACCCATAaatacattggaacatgtaggACAAACCAGGGAGAGCATGGAATACAGGGACTATGATATACCACCGCCGAAACCTAAGCGACTACACAAAAGCTATCGGCCACAAGATGTATCGCAAGATTTGGAATCGCAGCGTAGCGAATATGGCGATGATCTGTCGATGTCACAAAATGGCAGCGATTACTTCAATACGCCCAAACGTCCGCTACGTAAGGGACGAAGTCGCAGCAAATACTCTATGGATAGTCAAGATTTTCCCGTAGCTGAGCATATACGACACGAACCATATTTCGACGATGACGAGGAATATTTACGACCGCCACGCAACAGTTACAAAGACCacgaagatgaggtggaaatgAATGACTTGGATATTGTAGGCAAACAGGTCTTCCCAGCCGAGCCAGAGGGTGTTAACGATGGTGTGCCAGCGCCGCAAGCGCCCAGACGTCGCAAACGTGATACGACGCGAGACAATTCATTGGATAAGGATTCGTATATGAACGGTTTCGGTGGTCGATCGGTATCGAATAGTCGTTTACAGCCAACCGACGAT GTAATTGTTTATCGCACTGAACACGAATATCCTATTCCGCTCGCCGAGACCGAAAAATTCGCACCTGCGTTGGAAACTCGCAAGTCTAGAGCAACTAGTCGTTACGACGAAGACGATCGTACGTCACGTGGCGCCGATTCGTTAGGTTACGATGACCACGAGGAAACGCAAGCCGATCGTGAGTCGAATGTGGACAAGGACAAGTACATAATCGACATGATGGAGAACGATGG TTACGCGATCGTCCGAAAGGAGCAATTGCCGAAACCCACGCCACCAGCTCGCCGAAAGAAATTCTCACGTTCGCCCGGCGAGCGCTTTGCCTCCATATCCAGCGGCTCTGCGAAGAGCAGCACGCCGCCACCCGAGCGTCCGCCACCACCCCGCGCCTACACACCGTCCACAATGGAGGAACCAGTGCCGCCGCGCCGCAAATCAGCTACAAGCTTAGAAGTGGCGCCGCAAAT ACTGGAGGACGATTACGAGGAGCCCGAAGCCTTGCAGCAGGAGCGTCCCGAATCACCACGCGACTTGCAGTCTGGTgagattataaataaaatgaaattccgcccattgccaccaccaccacgcCCACCGCGTGAGAAGCGTCAACGCGCCGAAAGTAAAAGCTCAGCGCATAGCGCTTTTGTGTCATTACACGAACGCGACTTCGCCGATGATAAAATTGCGACCTCATCCACTGCGGATAGCTACGATCCGACCGATGTGGATTTGGAAGAGGAAGAAACGCGTCTACCCGAAGTGGAGGTGTCCACGCAAACCGATCCCCTACCAGACGATTTCGAATGCGAAGAGTTCGAAATCACCGAAGATATGCGCATCATCGAGCCGCGTATAAATAACTTGCGTAAGACGTTGGATGAGCTGCTTCGTGAGGAAGAGTTGAAGATTAAAGCTGCCGAAGAGGCGGCCGCGGCACCACTTACAGAAGAGGAGCAACTGACGCGCGGTTTGCAGCGCTTCCGCGATGCGAATCAACGTAGCATGTCGGAGCGTTCGCGTGCGTCGTCGCAAGCCGATCGCTCCAAGTCACAAAGTCGTCCACCAACACCCTCCGCTGTGGTGATCGAAAGACGCATTTCCACACCTATACCCAGTCAACAGGCCGAGACCATGTTGGAGGCCTCATTGATTGTGCGTCCAATTGACGATTTGGATCTCGAGGAGGAAGCCTTACGTAGAGAGGGTCTGCTTACGGATAGCGAGCAGCAGAGTAAATCCGATGTGGAGGCCACCACATCGcatgatgaagaagaagaatcaaaGCATGCAATTAGCGAATATTCAGTCGGACCGAGCTCTGAGGAACTGAATGCCGCGCTGGACGAACTGCGCGCACAAGCAGACAGCAACTATGAGGACGAAAAGGAAGAAGCTGAGTTAAGCGAATATGCTAGTGAATATGAAAAGAGGGCAGAGGAAGGTACGCTGGGTAGAAGTAGTTACGACCGCTATATCGCAGACGAAACTTCTGGAAAGGAGGATGAGGAAGAGCTCGAGTTAGATGTAGCGGAAATGAAAGAAGAACTACTGCAAGATATCCAAACAGACAGTGAGCGGTACGAAGCGTCAACAATTGCTGACGATGATGAGcagaaaatgagcgaaatcgaaGAAGCGCCAACGGAAGAGGAGGATGCACAGAAAATAAGTGAAATCGATGAAGCGCCAACGGAAGAGGAGGACAACGTAGCGCCGACAACAGCTGAAGAAGTGACACCAACCCTTGTACAAGAGAAACACTTCACTTACGAAGATAAGGCTGAAAGTCTAGTAGAAATACGCGACACCACCGATGCGGCTGCAGTGGTAACTGAAGATCGGGAGGAAGCGACGGCATTTGAAGAGCCACCACTACCACCACCGCGACGCAAATCAACCACAGCATTGGAGCTGCCACCGACGCTAGCTTTGGTGGAGGAGACTTCGAAGGAATTAACACCTGTGCCAACATTAGCAGCAGCGCCGCTAGCTCAGGCGCAACCTCAGCTCCCTGCACATTTGGGTGAACTTGAGGTGGAACGCTTACGCGTGCATGCGCTACAAGCCGGACAAATCATGGTCTCACAGCTGCATGGCGCGCAAATATCCGCCGACGAGCTGGAGTGTAAATCGGGCAATTTGATTGTGAAAAATATAGCTTTACCGGATGGTTTCATTGAGGATATTGTGGAGCGTGTGCGCACCACCGATCGCAGTCAGCTATTAACTGTCGAAACACAAACTAGCTTACAAGCGAGCAGCGAAGAACGTTCGCCGGCACGTGAAGTGGTACCGCCACCAAAACCGCCACGTCAACGCGACTTGGAAGGCAGCAAGCGTACAGCGGCCGACACGAGCGACGAGATTGCGCTGCAACAGCTAAGAAATTACGATGAAGAAACACAAACCGATCCGTTGGCGTATCCAACACATATGAACGTCCCACCGCCCGTCTACGCCACAACCGAATATCTGCAGTCATTGCCACCGCTGGGTTTCTATAATCTACGACGCGCCGACGAACCGCCATACAGCGGCAGCGCTGACGGCAACGAAGCCAACGCACAGCAAAGAAGACAACAACCACAtcatcaccatcatcatcatcatcgccaCCACCGCAGATGCGATTCATCATGTTCCGAGTGTGAGGATTATGATGACTTGGGCGAACGTGAGGAGACGCGCTCGCGCTCGCATAGCAGACGTTCGCGCAGCAGCACACGCCCACCAAACGAACCGCAGACCGTAGCCAAAGCGGGCAAACAATTCATGTCGGCCTGTAGCCTATCGTTGGTGCAATTGCTGAACCGCGTAACTGCGGCAATTCGTGGTGCCGAGGCGGACAAGAATGTTGAAGGTCAAGTGCATCATATACCGACATTGCTGGCGCTCTTCGTGGTCATATCGTTCACGTTGGTTGTGTACATGCTTGCGGGCCGCAGCGTACACACACATCATTGGGACTTCTTCAATCCGCCCGGGAGTGGCGCGCGCCAGTCGTAG